One window of the Thermococcus sp. P6 genome contains the following:
- a CDS encoding DUF123 domain-containing protein — protein sequence MRGSYFLVIRLPAETEVRTRGRRFRLKAGYYVYVGSAMNSLEKRVARHFRRNKKLHWHIDFLLRKAQLLRAYMIPSDVKLEERLSLEVSRFGEPVNGFGAGDVGVKSNLYRFKAEPDAFLTGILEGFNLEWVRVKSEEEAINPGGKDEA from the coding sequence ATGAGGGGTTCCTACTTTCTCGTAATACGCCTGCCCGCGGAGACGGAGGTGAGGACCAGGGGCAGGAGGTTTCGCCTGAAAGCCGGCTACTACGTTTACGTCGGTTCCGCCATGAACTCCCTCGAGAAGCGGGTTGCAAGACACTTCAGAAGGAACAAAAAACTCCACTGGCACATAGATTTCCTCCTCAGGAAGGCCCAGCTTCTCAGGGCCTACATGATACCGAGCGACGTTAAACTCGAGGAGAGGCTTTCCCTGGAGGTCTCGAGGTTCGGCGAACCGGTGAACGGCTTTGGTGCGGGAGACGTCGGCGTGAAGAGCAACCTCTACAGGTTCAAGGCGGAGCCCGACGCCTTTTTAACCGGCATACTCGAGGGGTTTAACCTTGAGTGGGTAAGGGTTAAAAGCGAGGAGGAAGCTATAAATCCCGGTGGGAAAGATGAAGCTTGA